In Pedobacter sp. W3I1, one DNA window encodes the following:
- a CDS encoding PAS domain-containing sensor histidine kinase — MFYQRFTFRLIFRLLIINLLGYLLFYLIKNTQLWFTITGVALILLGAVISLYYYINQIRSDINRFILAVKTRDHTLNFKNKATKGSFPELYESFSDILQVHKQIRLEQEAMFQLIKTILEQVPVGVIVVNNTNQQENEEIAFFNQAASNLLGVPAYKYWHRLKQHLPTFATEIEQILAGGKRFLELKIQDKLIQLSTEVIPLNLYGNNYTIISFQNIKDEIEQKETEAWNRLIGVISHEILNSITPISSLSDTINRMVTDKENLTEDEMDDLKTALQTIQRRSSGLLDFVKDYRLIAELPTPNLESHTIGEILKHIKVLMQPFAKVKNVVLEVEQTSSKITIQLDLKLVEQVLINLITNSIYAVENREHPHINVNYRLENTKLYIDVSDNGKGIDASDLEKIFVPFYTTRKNGSGIGLTISRNIMKMHRGSIEVVSIPDNGATFSLVFNYV; from the coding sequence ATGTTTTACCAACGTTTTACTTTCCGTTTAATATTTCGCCTGCTGATCATCAATCTGCTGGGCTATCTCTTATTTTACCTGATTAAAAATACCCAGCTCTGGTTTACCATAACAGGGGTTGCGTTGATTTTATTGGGAGCTGTTATTTCACTCTACTACTATATCAATCAGATCCGATCAGATATCAATCGTTTCATTTTAGCTGTTAAAACAAGAGATCATACCTTAAACTTTAAAAACAAGGCAACTAAAGGAAGTTTTCCTGAGTTATACGAATCGTTCAGTGATATTTTACAGGTTCATAAACAAATCAGGTTGGAGCAGGAGGCCATGTTTCAGTTGATTAAAACCATCTTGGAGCAGGTTCCCGTTGGTGTAATCGTGGTAAATAATACCAATCAGCAAGAGAATGAAGAGATTGCATTTTTTAATCAGGCCGCATCAAATCTTTTAGGTGTTCCGGCGTATAAATATTGGCACAGGCTAAAGCAACACCTCCCTACCTTTGCAACAGAAATAGAGCAGATTTTAGCTGGGGGGAAAAGGTTTCTGGAATTGAAGATCCAGGATAAACTGATTCAATTATCAACTGAAGTTATTCCATTAAATCTTTACGGAAACAATTATACTATTATCAGCTTTCAAAACATTAAAGATGAGATTGAGCAAAAAGAAACAGAAGCATGGAATAGATTAATTGGTGTAATCTCACACGAGATCTTAAACTCAATTACCCCCATAAGTTCATTATCGGATACAATCAACCGGATGGTAACCGATAAAGAGAACCTAACCGAAGATGAAATGGATGATCTGAAAACGGCTCTACAAACCATACAAAGAAGATCTTCTGGTCTATTAGATTTTGTAAAGGATTATCGCTTAATTGCCGAGTTGCCTACGCCAAACCTCGAATCGCATACCATTGGCGAAATACTGAAACACATTAAGGTATTGATGCAGCCATTTGCCAAAGTTAAAAATGTGGTATTAGAGGTAGAACAAACCTCTTCGAAAATCACCATTCAGCTTGATTTAAAATTAGTGGAACAAGTCCTGATTAACCTGATTACCAACAGTATTTATGCTGTAGAAAATAGAGAACACCCACACATCAACGTAAATTACCGCTTAGAAAACACTAAACTGTATATTGATGTTAGCGATAACGGAAAAGGTATCGATGCCAGTGATCTCGAAAAGATATTCGTTCCATTTTACACCACCAGGAAAAATGGATCAGGAATTGGCTTAACCATTAGCCGCAATATTATGAAAATGCATAGAGGAAGTATAGAAGTTGTTTCTATACCCGATAATGGTGCTACTTTTTCATTGGTATTTAATTATGTTTAA
- a CDS encoding bifunctional alpha,alpha-trehalose-phosphate synthase (UDP-forming)/trehalose-phosphatase, whose product MKTVIISNRLPVKIIEENNEYTFIPSEGGLATGLGDVYKSGNSIWIGWPGIEVPEERQEEVTQKLATLNLYPVYLTQNEINLYYEGFSNEVLWPVFHYLVTYANYEQSYWDCYQSVNEKFAKSAMQVLNRKDKIWIQDYQLLLLPGILREKLPNATIGFFQHIPFPSYEIFRLIPWREELLNGLIGADLIGFHTFDDVRHFISTATRLLPVNSSSNVLSSNERQIVVEAFPMGIDYDKFSGLTATEEVQKEINYFRSGKEDMKVILSIDRLDYSKGILERLKALELLLQHHPEYIGKIELFMIVVPSRDTVPKYSELRDQIDQFVGNLNSRYRSMNWIPVNYFYRSFPIEVLSALYSTADICLVTPMRDGMNLVSKEYVASRNNNDGVLILSEMAGASKELTDAVIVNPNNLGDIMEAIVTALKMPLAEQQLRMKAMRAIVEKFNVKHWVNNFILRLNEVKDSQKSLLTKHAVNAINEVIVTKYAQTQDRVLFLDYDGTLVDFTGNIDDASPDTELYDLIENLTIDNANKVVIISGRRHETLEHWFGHLKVDLIAEHGAWQKSYGDKWNSLPLLTDQWKQEIKTLLETYTDRTPGSFIEEKSYSLVWHYRKAEEGLGDLRANEIISHMKILAADKGLQLMPGNKVIEFKNMEVNKGKAALNWLYDKHPDFILALGDDHTDEDIFKVLPDDAFTIKVGNNISEAKYYLNDFNEVRKLLWSLVKEAFVGRS is encoded by the coding sequence ATGAAGACAGTTATAATATCGAACAGACTACCCGTTAAAATCATCGAAGAAAACAACGAATACACGTTTATTCCAAGTGAAGGCGGCCTTGCCACCGGACTGGGAGACGTATATAAATCAGGCAATTCCATCTGGATCGGCTGGCCTGGAATTGAAGTGCCAGAAGAACGCCAGGAAGAAGTTACCCAAAAACTTGCAACACTAAACCTTTACCCGGTTTACCTTACTCAAAACGAAATCAATTTATATTACGAAGGCTTTTCAAACGAAGTATTATGGCCAGTATTTCATTATCTGGTTACTTACGCAAATTACGAACAAAGTTATTGGGACTGCTACCAATCTGTTAATGAGAAATTTGCAAAAAGTGCCATGCAGGTACTCAACAGAAAAGATAAAATTTGGATCCAGGACTACCAGTTACTGCTTTTGCCGGGTATTTTAAGAGAAAAACTGCCCAATGCTACCATCGGTTTTTTCCAGCATATCCCCTTTCCATCATACGAAATATTCAGGTTGATCCCCTGGCGTGAAGAGTTATTAAATGGGCTTATAGGTGCCGATTTAATCGGTTTCCATACTTTTGATGATGTTCGCCACTTTATTAGTACCGCAACACGTTTGCTTCCGGTAAACTCATCATCAAACGTGTTGAGCAGCAACGAAAGACAAATTGTTGTAGAAGCTTTCCCAATGGGAATTGATTATGATAAATTTTCAGGTTTAACCGCAACAGAAGAGGTTCAAAAAGAAATTAACTATTTCAGATCGGGCAAAGAAGATATGAAAGTAATCTTATCTATCGATCGGCTCGATTACAGCAAAGGCATACTAGAAAGATTAAAAGCATTAGAATTATTACTCCAGCACCACCCTGAATATATCGGCAAAATCGAACTTTTTATGATCGTCGTTCCTTCCAGGGATACCGTACCAAAATATAGTGAGTTAAGAGATCAGATTGATCAGTTTGTTGGAAATTTAAATTCGAGGTACCGTTCAATGAACTGGATTCCGGTAAATTATTTTTACCGCTCCTTCCCTATCGAAGTGCTCTCAGCCCTTTATTCCACAGCAGATATCTGTTTGGTTACGCCTATGCGAGATGGAATGAATTTGGTAAGTAAAGAGTATGTGGCCAGCCGGAACAATAATGATGGTGTATTGATTTTAAGCGAAATGGCCGGAGCTTCTAAAGAATTAACAGATGCAGTTATTGTTAATCCGAATAATTTGGGCGACATTATGGAAGCTATTGTAACTGCGCTTAAAATGCCATTGGCAGAACAACAACTGCGCATGAAAGCCATGCGTGCAATTGTAGAAAAATTCAATGTTAAACATTGGGTTAACAATTTTATTTTAAGATTAAACGAAGTGAAAGATTCTCAAAAATCGTTATTAACAAAACATGCAGTAAATGCTATTAATGAAGTGATCGTAACTAAATATGCACAAACACAAGATCGTGTGCTATTTTTAGATTATGATGGCACCCTGGTAGACTTTACCGGAAATATTGATGATGCCTCTCCAGATACAGAGCTTTATGATTTAATAGAAAACCTTACCATCGATAATGCCAACAAAGTGGTTATTATTAGTGGCAGAAGACATGAAACCTTAGAACATTGGTTTGGGCATTTAAAAGTTGATCTGATTGCCGAGCATGGTGCCTGGCAAAAATCGTACGGAGATAAATGGAACAGTCTACCCCTACTTACCGACCAATGGAAACAGGAAATAAAGACTTTATTAGAAACCTATACAGACCGCACTCCGGGATCGTTTATTGAAGAAAAAAGTTACTCATTGGTTTGGCATTACCGGAAAGCAGAAGAAGGACTTGGCGATTTAAGGGCCAATGAAATTATCAGCCACATGAAAATTTTAGCTGCAGATAAAGGCCTTCAACTTATGCCTGGCAATAAGGTTATTGAATTTAAAAATATGGAGGTTAACAAAGGCAAAGCAGCGTTAAACTGGCTATATGATAAACATCCTGATTTCATTTTAGCACTTGGTGACGACCACACTGATGAAGATATTTTTAAGGTATTACCAGATGATGCTTTTACCATAAAAGTTGGTAATAACATTTCGGAAGCAAAGTATTACCTAAATGATTTTAATGAAGTCCGAAAACTGCTTTGGAGCTTAGTAAAAGAGGCCTTTGTAGGGCGGAGTTAA
- a CDS encoding glycoside hydrolase family 15 protein: MAEQHLYQTGIIGNCAFIAHVNKNTDISWLCWPRFDSPFVFGSLLDEKKGGEFSILPQGEFTSTQYYIENTNVLRTEITAEDGKYRITDFAPRFHLYDRYFKPLMFIRKIEPLVGNPRITIKCEPVCDYGKGKMKSSRGSNHIDYLGCDENIRLSTNVSLTYIFDEKAFVLNEAKYLIMTYGQNLEAPVVSTAENFLRETIAYWRLWIKHSSIASFYQPFVIRSALVLKIHQYEDTGAIIAASTTSLPESPGSTRNWDYRYCWLRDSHYVLTSLNHIGHFEEMERYFNYLSDISHAEDIRYQPLYGIAGEREITEHTLSHLEGYKGEQPIRIGNQAYEHIQNDIYGQVLISMLPLYTDHRFVFSERSDSVKWIESVLSKIERTIDEKDAGIWEFRNIANVHCYSNLFQWAGAQAALKMAKTIGNEDFEKRAEILIDKAAAHIEACYDPERKVYTNAVGSPHLDASTLQLIMMNYLDPASDRAKDHLIALEKELKTEDGLFYRYLHADDFGKPKTTFLICAFWYVEALACVGRTDEAIKEFENIIKYCNHLLLFSEDVDAKTGSQWGNFPQAYSHVGLMNAAYRIAIKLDRPIFL, from the coding sequence ATGGCCGAACAGCACCTTTATCAAACAGGAATTATAGGAAATTGCGCTTTCATTGCACACGTAAACAAAAACACTGACATATCTTGGCTTTGCTGGCCCCGCTTTGATAGCCCTTTTGTATTTGGTAGTTTATTGGACGAGAAAAAAGGAGGCGAATTTTCAATCTTACCACAAGGCGAATTCACTTCTACTCAATATTACATCGAAAATACCAATGTTTTAAGAACAGAGATTACCGCCGAAGATGGGAAATACCGAATTACAGATTTTGCACCACGTTTTCATCTATACGATCGCTATTTTAAACCATTAATGTTTATCAGAAAGATCGAACCTTTGGTCGGAAACCCACGCATTACGATCAAGTGTGAGCCGGTGTGCGATTATGGGAAAGGTAAAATGAAGTCGAGTAGAGGCAGCAATCATATTGATTATCTGGGTTGTGACGAAAATATCCGCTTAAGTACCAATGTATCGCTTACCTATATTTTTGACGAAAAGGCATTTGTATTGAATGAGGCTAAGTACCTTATTATGACTTATGGCCAAAATTTAGAGGCTCCAGTAGTAAGTACAGCTGAAAATTTTTTACGGGAAACGATCGCCTACTGGCGATTATGGATTAAACACTCATCTATTGCCAGTTTTTACCAACCTTTTGTAATCCGCTCCGCCCTGGTGCTGAAAATCCATCAATATGAAGATACAGGTGCAATTATAGCCGCAAGCACAACCAGTTTACCAGAATCGCCTGGCAGTACCCGAAACTGGGATTACCGATATTGCTGGCTGCGCGATTCTCACTATGTATTAACTTCATTAAATCATATCGGGCATTTTGAAGAAATGGAGCGATATTTTAATTACCTATCTGATATTTCGCACGCTGAAGATATCCGTTACCAACCCTTGTATGGCATTGCGGGTGAAAGGGAAATTACCGAGCATACGCTAAGTCATTTAGAAGGTTATAAAGGCGAGCAACCCATTAGGATAGGAAACCAGGCTTACGAACACATTCAAAATGATATTTATGGTCAGGTTTTAATTTCGATGTTACCGCTTTATACGGACCATCGTTTTGTTTTTTCGGAACGCAGTGATTCGGTAAAATGGATTGAAAGTGTACTTTCTAAAATTGAACGGACAATTGATGAAAAAGATGCCGGGATTTGGGAATTCAGGAACATTGCTAATGTGCATTGTTACAGTAACTTATTTCAATGGGCAGGCGCACAGGCTGCTTTAAAAATGGCTAAAACGATTGGGAACGAGGATTTCGAAAAACGGGCGGAGATTTTAATCGATAAGGCTGCTGCGCATATAGAAGCCTGTTACGATCCGGAAAGAAAAGTGTATACCAATGCCGTAGGAAGTCCGCATTTAGATGCCAGCACTTTGCAGTTGATTATGATGAATTATCTGGATCCGGCTTCAGATCGGGCGAAAGATCATTTAATCGCTTTAGAAAAGGAGTTGAAAACAGAAGATGGACTATTTTACCGTTACTTACATGCTGATGATTTCGGTAAACCAAAAACAACATTTTTAATCTGTGCCTTTTGGTATGTAGAAGCTTTGGCCTGTGTTGGCCGGACCGATGAAGCGATTAAAGAATTCGAAAATATTATTAAATATTGTAACCATCTCCTTTTATTTAGTGAAGATGTTGATGCAAAAACGGGTAGCCAATGGGGGAATTTTCCTCAGGCATATAGCCATGTAGGTTTAATGAATGCAGCTTATCGGATTGCAATTAAATTGGATAGGCCAATATTTTTGTAA
- a CDS encoding glucose-1-phosphate adenylyltransferase, with amino-acid sequence MTDKVLGVILGGGQGSRLSPLTQTRSKPAVPIAGKYRLVDIPISNCLNSGIHRMFVLTQFNSASLNKHIKNTYHFSHFSTAFVDILAAEQTVQNSGWFQGTADAVRQCMHHIVSHEFDYILILSGDQLYQMDFKDMIEKHIEANAEITIATIPVTAKDATDFGILKADNENMITSFIEKPKTGLEDWVSDTGEEMQGEGRNFLASMGIYVFNREYLINILNENEEEKDFGKEILPRAISESRVLSYQYEGYWTDIGNISSFFEANLGLTDEIPKFNMFDSNHAIFTRARMLPPSKISGTTLDKTIIAEGCIIQASRVEHAVLGIRSRIGRDTVITNAYIMGSDRYQTLEEIQEETNKGNSLIGIGDRCHINNAIIDKNCRIGNDVKINGGDHLEDGDFELYAVKDGIVVIKKGAVVPSGTVI; translated from the coding sequence ATGACCGACAAAGTTTTAGGCGTTATCCTTGGCGGTGGCCAGGGCTCTAGATTATCGCCGCTAACACAAACACGTTCTAAACCGGCAGTTCCAATTGCTGGTAAATACCGATTGGTAGATATCCCGATTTCAAATTGCCTGAATTCTGGTATTCATCGAATGTTTGTGTTAACCCAGTTTAATTCAGCATCGCTAAACAAACACATTAAAAACACCTATCACTTTAGCCATTTTAGTACGGCCTTTGTTGATATTTTGGCGGCTGAACAAACTGTACAAAACTCAGGTTGGTTCCAGGGCACAGCAGATGCCGTTCGCCAGTGTATGCACCATATTGTTTCGCACGAATTCGATTACATCTTAATCTTATCTGGTGACCAGTTGTACCAGATGGACTTTAAAGATATGATCGAAAAACATATCGAAGCAAATGCCGAAATTACTATTGCTACTATTCCGGTTACGGCAAAAGATGCAACTGATTTTGGTATTTTAAAGGCCGATAATGAAAACATGATCACCTCTTTTATTGAAAAGCCTAAAACAGGTTTAGAAGACTGGGTTTCGGATACTGGAGAAGAAATGCAGGGCGAAGGACGTAATTTCCTGGCTTCGATGGGTATTTACGTTTTTAACCGCGAGTACCTGATCAATATCTTAAATGAAAACGAAGAGGAAAAAGATTTTGGTAAAGAGATTTTGCCAAGAGCAATCTCTGAGAGCAGGGTTTTAAGCTATCAGTACGAAGGTTATTGGACTGATATTGGAAATATTTCATCTTTCTTTGAAGCCAATTTAGGCTTAACGGATGAAATACCTAAATTTAATATGTTTGATAGTAACCATGCTATTTTTACAAGAGCAAGGATGTTACCGCCATCAAAAATTTCGGGTACTACTTTAGATAAAACCATTATTGCTGAAGGCTGTATTATTCAGGCCAGCAGAGTAGAACATGCCGTTTTAGGGATCAGATCAAGAATTGGAAGGGATACGGTAATTACCAATGCTTATATTATGGGGAGCGACCGGTATCAAACACTTGAAGAAATTCAGGAAGAAACCAATAAAGGGAATTCATTGATTGGTATCGGCGACCGTTGTCACATCAACAACGCTATTATTGATAAAAACTGTCGCATAGGAAACGATGTTAAAATTAATGGCGGCGATCATTTAGAAGATGGCGACTTTGAACTTTATGCTGTTAAAGATGGTATAGTTGTCATAAAAAAAGGAGCAGTAGTACCTAGCGGTACAGTGATTTAA
- a CDS encoding glycogen synthase — translation MEIIHISAECYPVAKVGGLADVVGALPKYQNKLGHIAKVVVPAYDTKFIRESEFEVTYDAWANYGNNHFRYRILKEKTNKLGFDLYIIHIQGLTDRPNVYGYNDDTERFVAFQIATLDWIVQWEHRPDVLHCHDHHTGLIPFMVSNCVKYKPISGVPTVLTIHNAQYQGQFGWDKLYYIPAFDLWKGGLLGWEDAINPLASAIKCAWKVTTVSPSYLDEMMSNARGLESLLRQERWKSVGILNGIDSEVWNPETDPMLGKSYNLKTVEAGKLANKTALCDVFQLDPSKPLFTFIGRLVDEKGADLLPDIFYTALQQHGDNINILVLGSGDNWVEGRLNQLKDIFAGQYNAYIGYNEQVSHEMYAGADFLIMPSRVEPCGLNQLYALRYGTVPIVRRIGGLKDTVIDIGDNGFGICHDQTSIWDVTHAINRAVELYNDKKAFKAVRKTMMKIDHSWDNAALNYIELYQILK, via the coding sequence ATGGAAATTATACATATAAGCGCCGAGTGTTACCCTGTTGCAAAAGTTGGTGGTTTAGCCGATGTAGTAGGGGCCTTACCAAAGTATCAAAATAAATTAGGCCACATTGCCAAAGTGGTTGTTCCTGCGTACGATACGAAATTTATCCGTGAAAGCGAATTTGAAGTTACTTACGATGCCTGGGCAAACTATGGCAATAACCATTTTAGGTACCGTATTTTAAAAGAAAAAACCAATAAACTCGGTTTCGATTTATACATTATTCATATACAGGGTTTAACCGATCGCCCGAATGTATATGGCTATAACGACGATACGGAAAGATTTGTGGCTTTCCAGATTGCTACACTAGATTGGATTGTACAATGGGAGCATCGCCCGGATGTACTGCATTGCCACGATCACCATACCGGTTTAATTCCTTTTATGGTTTCAAATTGCGTAAAATATAAGCCAATTAGTGGGGTTCCGACGGTTTTAACTATTCATAATGCGCAATACCAAGGCCAGTTTGGATGGGATAAATTATATTATATACCAGCATTCGATTTATGGAAAGGTGGTTTGCTGGGCTGGGAAGATGCCATTAACCCTTTAGCATCGGCCATTAAATGTGCATGGAAAGTAACCACGGTATCGCCAAGTTATCTGGATGAGATGATGAGCAATGCCCGTGGATTAGAAAGTTTGTTAAGGCAGGAACGCTGGAAATCGGTAGGGATATTAAATGGAATCGACAGCGAGGTTTGGAATCCTGAAACAGACCCGATGCTTGGTAAAAGTTACAATTTAAAAACAGTAGAAGCAGGGAAACTGGCAAACAAAACAGCACTCTGTGATGTTTTTCAATTAGATCCGTCTAAACCACTATTTACTTTTATTGGTAGATTGGTTGATGAAAAAGGTGCCGATTTATTGCCTGATATTTTTTATACAGCTTTACAACAGCATGGCGATAACATTAATATCCTGGTTTTGGGATCAGGCGACAATTGGGTGGAAGGCCGGTTAAATCAATTGAAAGACATTTTTGCCGGTCAATACAATGCCTATATCGGTTACAATGAGCAGGTTTCGCACGAGATGTATGCTGGTGCAGACTTTTTGATCATGCCATCGAGAGTTGAGCCTTGTGGTTTAAATCAGCTTTATGCATTAAGGTATGGAACCGTTCCGATTGTGCGCCGGATTGGTGGGTTGAAGGATACGGTAATTGATATAGGCGACAATGGTTTTGGGATTTGCCACGATCAAACGAGTATTTGGGATGTTACCCACGCGATTAACCGTGCTGTTGAATTATATAACGACAAGAAGGCTTTTAAAGCAGTGAGAAAAACAATGATGAAGATAGACCATTCGTGGGATAACGCAGCATTAAATTATATAGAATTATACCAAATATTAAAATAA
- the cobA gene encoding uroporphyrinogen-III C-methyltransferase translates to MILNKVEKANIEPRITLIGAGPGDPDLFSLKGVKALKTADVVLYDANVNEALLCHAPDGIPKVYVGKRSDDESFSQDAVNKLIIDYALNYGHVVRLKSGDPFFFAKGYEEIDAAESYSIPTEIIPGISSATGAPSLQKIPMIYKDLSESFWAVTGTNSKGEISEDLYIAAKTKATIVVLNGIEKVKEIAAIFQAENKNLLPVAVIQNGSTPEEKIAIGIVDTIAEIVEDKKITAPALLVFGDVVSLHPQFQPIRDFYEIIAEEY, encoded by the coding sequence ATGATTTTGAATAAAGTAGAAAAAGCGAACATTGAACCAAGAATTACTTTAATAGGTGCAGGTCCTGGTGACCCGGATTTATTTAGTTTAAAAGGTGTTAAAGCATTGAAAACGGCTGATGTTGTTTTATATGATGCAAATGTGAACGAAGCTTTATTATGTCATGCGCCAGATGGTATTCCAAAAGTTTACGTGGGTAAGCGTAGCGACGATGAGTCGTTTTCTCAGGATGCAGTAAACAAACTGATTATTGATTACGCTTTAAACTACGGTCACGTGGTACGTTTAAAAAGCGGTGATCCGTTTTTCTTTGCAAAAGGATACGAAGAAATAGATGCTGCAGAATCGTACAGCATTCCAACAGAAATTATTCCAGGTATTTCGAGTGCTACAGGTGCGCCAAGTTTACAAAAGATCCCGATGATTTATAAAGATTTGAGCGAAAGTTTTTGGGCAGTAACCGGAACAAACTCGAAGGGCGAAATTTCTGAAGATTTATACATCGCGGCAAAAACGAAAGCAACTATTGTTGTTTTAAACGGAATTGAAAAAGTAAAAGAAATTGCTGCGATATTTCAGGCAGAAAATAAAAACCTTTTACCAGTAGCGGTAATTCAAAATGGATCTACACCGGAAGAAAAAATTGCTATCGGTATTGTAGATACTATTGCTGAGATTGTTGAAGATAAAAAAATAACTGCCCCAGCACTATTGGTTTTTGGAGATGTAGTTTCATTACATCCACAATTTCAACCGATCCGCGATTTTTACGAAATTATCGCCGAAGAGTATTAA
- a CDS encoding sulfate adenylyltransferase subunit 1, which yields MNILKFFTAGSVDDGKSTLIGRLLYDTDSILADQLEALQSSNRKNDDGSIDLAILTDGLRAEREQGITIDVAYKYFQTEKRKFIIADTPGHIQYTRNMVTGASTANLAIILIDARNGVVEQTIRHSYIVSLLGIKHVVVCINKMDMVDYSETVYSAIIEKYKVLAQQLKLADVTYIPVSALKGDNIVQNSGNMDWYEGESLLHFLEKVDTDNLDKSQLARMPVQWVIRPQTEELHDYRGYAGRVLSGTFNLNDKVTVLPSGASSTVEKIEFFDQTPDAAHAGQSVIIHLKDDVDISRGDTIVNASALPQESKLIEADLCWMDSRALDTSIMYNIQHNSKITRCKISEILHKVDINTLEKHAAHEFKLNDIGRVIIKTADALAFDLYDDNRANGSAILVDTRTNLTVGALMFRAAVE from the coding sequence ATGAACATATTAAAATTTTTCACAGCAGGCAGTGTAGATGATGGTAAAAGTACCTTAATCGGCCGTTTGTTATATGATACAGATTCAATTTTAGCCGATCAATTAGAAGCTTTACAAAGCTCTAACCGCAAAAATGATGACGGATCAATTGATTTAGCTATTTTAACTGATGGTTTAAGGGCAGAGCGCGAGCAAGGCATTACCATCGATGTAGCCTATAAATACTTTCAGACGGAAAAACGCAAGTTTATTATTGCCGATACCCCTGGTCATATTCAATATACCAGAAATATGGTTACAGGCGCTTCAACAGCCAACCTGGCCATTATCTTAATCGATGCCCGTAATGGCGTGGTAGAACAGACCATCCGTCACTCCTATATCGTTTCCTTATTGGGTATTAAACATGTAGTCGTTTGTATCAACAAAATGGATATGGTTGATTATAGTGAAACCGTTTATAGTGCAATTATTGAAAAGTACAAAGTTTTGGCTCAGCAATTAAAGCTGGCGGATGTAACCTATATTCCGGTTAGTGCCTTAAAAGGCGATAACATTGTACAAAATTCGGGTAACATGGATTGGTACGAAGGAGAGAGTTTGCTGCATTTCTTAGAGAAAGTTGATACCGATAACCTGGATAAATCGCAATTGGCCCGTATGCCAGTGCAGTGGGTTATCCGTCCGCAAACAGAAGAATTGCACGATTACCGCGGTTATGCAGGCCGGGTGTTGAGCGGAACTTTTAACCTAAATGATAAAGTTACGGTATTGCCCAGTGGTGCGAGTTCTACAGTTGAGAAGATCGAATTTTTTGATCAAACACCTGATGCAGCTCATGCTGGCCAGTCGGTTATTATCCACTTAAAAGATGATGTAGATATTAGCCGTGGCGATACTATTGTAAATGCTTCGGCATTGCCACAAGAATCGAAGCTGATTGAAGCAGATCTTTGCTGGATGGATAGCCGTGCATTAGATACCTCTATCATGTACAATATTCAGCACAACAGTAAAATTACCCGTTGTAAAATCAGTGAAATTCTGCATAAGGTTGATATTAATACACTTGAAAAGCATGCTGCTCACGAATTTAAATTAAATGATATTGGCCGTGTGATTATTAAAACTGCTGATGCTTTGGCTTTCGATTTATACGATGATAACCGGGCAAATGGTTCTGCAATTTTGGTCGATACGCGTACAAACTTAACTGTTGGTGCTTTAATGTTCAGGGCAGCAGTAGAATAA